From the genome of Verrucomicrobiota bacterium:
CCCAGCAGGAAATTTAATCCGTGCTGAGCAAAGTATTCGAAGTGCTGCCGTGGCACGGTTTTGGAGCGGGAGATACCGTGGGTATCGGTTTGTTCAAAGCGGATAAACTCAATGCCGCGATCGTGAAGGAGCTTGGAAATCTCGACCAGCTGCATACGGGTCTCCTAGAGGCTAAACGTCATGATCGTCCGGTTGCCGACCGCTTCCCACCGGGTGGCCTGAGCCAGTTCAATGACCGGATCAGAAGCGATGAAGAGCGTTTCTTCGCTCCTGGTGAGATGCATCGTGAAGTACTTCGGCGACGGGCTCGGCTCCGCAAACCAGTTGCAGACCGTTAGCCCGGTTGGTTCGACCAGCATGAAGTTGGCTGAAGTTGTGTTGGCTGGAAGCTTCTTGAGCTGCTCATTCAAGGCCGTCTGCCGGTCGGCAGCCTCGAACGCCGGGATCAGCCATTCAAACAATTCGCGGCTATCCCAGAGTGAACTCTCGTAGCCCAGCTCTCGAAAAATGTCCGGCGCATACCCGTTATGAAAAAAGTACGCCGTCCGGCCTGCAACGGCGCCCTCGACGGGATGAACGTAGCTGATGCCGGTCTTGGACTTCACAGACGCGGCGCGGGTGTGAACCGCTAACAACCGGCCACGGGCTGCGGTCAGCCTGGGATCCGCCCGGTTCGTTGAAATCGGCGCTTCGTCCCGGATGCATCCCAGCCGGTCTTGAGCGTCAAGGTAAACGGCGCCCCAGCCGTCGAAATGACGGCGGTCAGGGAATTCATGCGCTGCGGTTCGCCCCTGGCTCATGGCCACAGCGGCGTCTGCGATCGATGCTGCGTCAAACCTCCCAACTGCCGCGATCATCCTGCACATCCGGTAACCCCCCTCTTCTGGGCCGGATGGTACCTTGCCGGACGGCAGGCGGCAAGATCTCGGTATGGGCAAGCGCCGGGGGTCAGGGTGCGGCGTATGATGCGCGCAACGTGGCGGCCGCGCCTGGCCCCGTCACCTGGCCCCCGTGGTGCCGATCTGAACGCCGAACGCTTCGTCTGCCGAGCCCGCCGCGTGACCGCCGCGAGGCTGCCATAGCGGCAACGTCTCATAGAGCGCCACGTCGATCGGCAGCACCGCGCGGAGTCGATGCCTGATTTCGGCTTCCTCAGCGTCAGAGCCGAAACTCCCCTCGGCGGACCGGCGTTCATGCGGCACAACCCCGACGCTGGCAAGAACTCCAAACCGCTGCAGTGAGGCGGCGAAGCGGGCAATATCGCGTTGCAAATGAGCAAAGTCGCCCACAAAGAAAAATCGTCTAAGTTCCGTCAGGGCCATGGCAAAGGCCACCTGGTCGTCACGCTCCTCGCACCGGTTTGCTCTGCCTGGTGTGGCGGTGACCCGTCCCAAACCCTTAAGGGTGGCCAGCGAGCCGTGGAAGAAAAATCGGGCCAGCGAACTCGCTTCAACGTGGGTTTTCCGGTTTGGCCCGGTCCCAGTGTCGATCCAGCCGCGCAACACCGACGGAACATCGACGGCCGTGTTTTTTGCCGGCAGGTACCGCTCGAAGTTCGGATTCGGCGTCGCGCATTCCCGAATTAAATGTTTTGCACAGGAAACCACCCGATCGACCGGTTCGCGTAAAAACGTAAAGTAGAGCGCGGGCCGGCCCGCCAGCACTTGCGGGAATTCACGGAGCTCGTGCGAAGCGAAGCACCGTAAATGCGGGCGCGCCGCCACAAAGGTTTCCATCTCCGAGAGGGACCAGGTACGCTCAGGAATTCTGGAGTACCAACGTTCGAAGCCTTTTCCGAACCAGCGTTCCAAAAGCAGGTTCAACGTGGTGCCCCCGCATTTTGGCACGTGGACATGCACAAACACCGGCAAAGCCGTTCCTGACTGCGCGGGCATTGCAGAGTCGCCATCCTGTCCCTCAAATCGTTCAGGTGCTCGCCGGAGCAGCGGCACTTCCCGCGGGGTGAACGATCTGAACAGGGTGGCAAGCATGAAGGAACCAGCATATAAAGACGGCCCCGAATCAGCGGGTTACAATTATCTCGGGCGCGAAACCGGCACCCCGGGGCTTGCACGGCGATATGCGACAAACCGGAACGGCCAGGCACGGCACGTATACGGCTGTGTTGCCAAACGCATGAGCCGTCCCTGGAGCTGAACCAAAAGTTGTCACTCGCCAGTCGCTCCGGCAGGGGCATGCATCAACGCGGTGCTGGTAAAGCAGGTCAATGGCATCACCTTCAGCTGCTGAAGGGAGCCCTCGGCGACCCGCTTGATGCGCTCGCTTTCTGCGGTTCTACCTTTGCGCCGTCCACACCTCTCAGGGAGCGCCTTATCTTGGCATAGGTCACGAACCGTTGGATGGTGTTGGTCAACAACAACGACAGGATTAAGAGCAATCCGACCGCGATGCCTTGGTCATCCCCTCCCATCCCCCGCAACCCAAGCACGTTCCGGGTTAGCGCCACCAAGCCGAGGGCAAAAAATACCCCGATGTAGTTGCCCTTGCCTCCAAACACGCTGATGCCGCCAAGAAAGGCGATCGTGATGACGTCCAGTTCGTAACCGAAGGCGTTGTTTGCTCGCGCGTTACTCAGGCGGGCCGTGAGAATAATCGCGGCGAGGGCGCTCATCAGCCCGGAAACCACGAACAACCCGAAACGGATGCGGTTGACGCGGATGCCGGAGTATCGCGCGACGGCGGGGTTGCCGCCCACGGCGTAGATCTTTCGCCCTAAGGGCGTGCACTGAAGCACCACCGTAAACAGGACCGCGGCGATGATGAAAGGGACGGTGACCCAAGGGATAGGCACCGGGCCGATCGTGTTCAAACCAAAGTTAGTCAAGGAATCTGGCAACGTGTTGATCGCACCTGCACCAAGCAGAATGTACCCAAGGCCGCGAAACAGCGCCATGGTACCTAACGTCACGATGAGGGAAGGGAGCCCGAGTCGGCAGACGACGTATCCATTCACCGCCCCGGCGGCGATACCGGCCAAGAGCACGACGGGAATCGCAAGGGGGAGGGGCGCACCCGCCCGCACCATCATGCCCAGAATCACGCTGCAGAAGGCGAGGATGCTCGCGATGGACAGGTCGATCTCCCGGACGATGATCAATAAAACCATCGGCAGCAGCATCAGGGCCTTCTCGGTCATCTCGGCGCCGGCTTGCGAGAGGTTAAACGGATCCGAAAAATGCGGCACGCTGACGCAGGCGTAAGCGAACGCGCAAACGAAGAGGAGGGCCAAAAAGAAGTCCCAACTGCCTAAGAGGGACGCAACTTTTTTGTTCATTTCTTGACTCGTGTTAATCGCGGTTGATGGGCTTTTCGTGTGACGTAGGCGTCGGCCGAGATCGCCCCAAGAATGACGAGTCCGTACACGGACTGGATTTGCAGGGGCTCGATGTGCACCAGGATAAAGGCGTTGTTGATCACCAGAAGCGTGATCGCTGTAAGCCGACGATTTTAAGCAACGGCTGGGTTCCTCGAGCATTTGGTCGTGATCCAGGAGGTCCAAAAACCCCGTTTTCGGGTGGCCCAACTGGGTGCTTGGCTCGTTACAGGCTGCCATCGAAGCAGCGCCGTCTTGCTATAGGGCTCCTGAGCCTTTAAAGTTGGTCCCTTTAGCGTCTCGCCATGAAGCCCCCCATCCTATACTGTCCATCTAGCTCCGGATCGCTCTTGCCCAATCCTGTTTTTCCAAACAGGACCCGTCCGAAGAGGAGTCAAATCCGGGCCGGTTTTGCCTCAGCCTTGCTTACCCTTGTCGTGCTGATCGTCGGCCCGGGCAAGCCTATTCTTGCTCACGCACAAGGTCAAGATGGCGCCCAACTTGGGCGGGCCGGATTCCTCTATGTGACAAATTCGGCCGGTAACGACGTTTCAGCCTACCGCATCGGCCCACATGGGG
Proteins encoded in this window:
- a CDS encoding sulfotransferase family 2 domain-containing protein, with the translated sequence MLATLFRSFTPREVPLLRRAPERFEGQDGDSAMPAQSGTALPVFVHVHVPKCGGTTLNLLLERWFGKGFERWYSRIPERTWSLSEMETFVAARPHLRCFASHELREFPQVLAGRPALYFTFLREPVDRVVSCAKHLIRECATPNPNFERYLPAKNTAVDVPSVLRGWIDTGTGPNRKTHVEASSLARFFFHGSLATLKGLGRVTATPGRANRCEERDDQVAFAMALTELRRFFFVGDFAHLQRDIARFAASLQRFGVLASVGVVPHERRSAEGSFGSDAEEAEIRHRLRAVLPIDVALYETLPLWQPRGGHAAGSADEAFGVQIGTTGAR
- a CDS encoding ABC transporter permease yields the protein MNKKVASLLGSWDFFLALLFVCAFAYACVSVPHFSDPFNLSQAGAEMTEKALMLLPMVLLIIVREIDLSIASILAFCSVILGMMVRAGAPLPLAIPVVLLAGIAAGAVNGYVVCRLGLPSLIVTLGTMALFRGLGYILLGAGAINTLPDSLTNFGLNTIGPVPIPWVTVPFIIAAVLFTVVLQCTPLGRKIYAVGGNPAVARYSGIRVNRIRFGLFVVSGLMSALAAIILTARLSNARANNAFGYELDVITIAFLGGISVFGGKGNYIGVFFALGLVALTRNVLGLRGMGGDDQGIAVGLLLILSLLLTNTIQRFVTYAKIRRSLRGVDGAKVEPQKASASSGSPRAPFSS